Genomic DNA from Magnolia sinica isolate HGM2019 chromosome 4, MsV1, whole genome shotgun sequence:
ATCGAAAGGGTTATTGCTGTTAAACTCGGCATGATCTATTCTATCAAGCGAGTGTTACGCGCACGTAAATGTTGGCCGTTACCCTTAGATCGCACCGGATTATTCTCCCATATGCCTTATTGGGCTATATCTCTGAACGTGCTCATTGACCACATTCTTACCCCGGCCAGTCCCACAACTCGATTCCCCGAGCCCATGGTCGGATCCGATGGTCGGAACCCGCTGGGAATGCCCGTCTTGGACTTGGTCTCTGGCCTCTAGGCCGAAGATAGGGTTTGGGACTTCGATCCAGGGCCGTAATTCTTCGGATGAGAGCTCCAGATGCCTGATTTAGGGCcatagttcttcggatgagagcTCTAGACGCCCGTGTGGCCTAGTCTGCCTCTCTTCCAGAACCTTAGTTTTGAGACCGTAGTCTAGAAGTATGATCAGCCCTGATGTAGCACTATTCTTCCGAGGCTCTACTCGTCGGTTTGGTTTGCTCGAGTCGGCCCTTATCGGTTGGGcttagattttcccataacaatatTAGAGCAGAATATCAAGTGATCAAattccaaaaataacaaaaatactcCTATGTGCATGTACATATTCTTATCATCTACTAATTTACTCGGGCTTTGACTTGGTTGGGTGGGTCATCTGGCCTGAGATCCACCCCACACATTTAAGTGAACAaatcatgcacacacacacacacacacacacacacacacacacacacacacacacacctaaacTCATCTGTTTATTATATTGTTTCGGGTTCTGGCCCAGTTGGGTCGAGTCATCTGGCCTATCTTAGCCAACTTACATGGCTAGGTCGTGTTGATGTTCCCGGCACTTTTTaccctaaaggggacacattttCTAACCCGAGCCAGACCCACCACCCATTAGCTTGGTCTAAACCCACGTCAGAAGCGGCTTGGGCCAGTTAACCTATGGGCGGACCAGACCCACAGCCGCCCCTACGTGCAGTTGAGGCTGTTGACGCGTCCTAACCAAAACGGGGCATTTACATCATATGATCCAACAGCCTGGGGATTGGTCATGTGGTCAAAATACGAGGGAGAATCTTAAACTCTGTTTTGGGACATTTGATTGTCGAATCTAGACCGTTAACTACTGTTTGTAGATGTCCACCAATCGATCAGTGACCCAAAACACTGAAATTGGCTTAAAAGAAAGGggaaagaaaaacagagaaaatcaaagaaataggTCATGAATATTATGATGAAAAACTCACTCAGTGTTTGGGGACCGGAAATTCATCCAAGACGTTTGCATCCATGAACTGATTTTCATCCAAGGGTTCGCAGGGGGTACCGTTCCTATAGCCCTTTCAGCTGGGTTTGGCTCATGCTTCTCTAACTTCTCATCGTTGCTGCCTCCTTTTCCAACGGTGGATAAAATCAAAGTTGAGAAGATGAAGACCGAAAGGAGTAGGATCTTACCTAAGCTTCTGAACTTATTCATGGTTTCCATTCAGAAAGAGATGGTAGAACACATGCAACCGGTGCAGGGGAATGTAAAATACCTTCGTTAGAGGCGGTTCTGGAGTTGGGGCTACGTGGAAAGTCGTCCACTGTTTGGGACACGTCTCGAGCAGATGTTACGCCAGGTATCGTGACGTGGCAAAATCTAACGCATGCTTGAAGTTGTATAGGCTCGGCTACACCCAACTTACCCGTCGCCTTCGGATGCGGATGCGTCCTACCGCGCGTGTCTCAGGCCACGAACGGGCTGGTCAGGCGCCACACCGTAATGTATctgtctatccacgccgtccattccttttctgaGACAATTTCAAAAGCATGTGCACAAAAATGAAAGCAGATTCAACGCTTAAGTAAATTACATCAAATAATAAACATAGGTTGTATTAAATATACATCTTTCTACGTTAAATGTGTTAATTAATGGTACATAATAAGAGTCATTAGATCACTGGCTACTTAGAAAAACTATGGCCCCACTTTTACCTACTAATTTCTTTGTGTttcttaaaaaattataaaatttatataaataGCGCATCGGCTTCGCACAACTTGTGCCTGACATATACAATCCTCTTTTCATAAGCTTCTTAAAAATTACAatatgcgtgtgtgtgtatatatattattgtttTGTGTCTTTTTCTAATTAAGTTTTTGTGAGTTTCTAGAGTCAAGTTAAGTTATTCGGACATGACAAAATTCATAATCTTTGGCATTGATGAAATCTAATCTGTGTTAGAATTTTGAACATGTAAAATTGTTattatgaaaaattaaaattaaaaaaataaaatctaatgtgTGTTAAAATATTAGAtttgtaaatttgtaattatgaaaattttaaatttaaaaaaattgtaaaaaagatTAAAACAGAAATAGAATTTTGagcaaaaaagaataagagaattTATTGGAATTCGACGGGTGACAAATGCCCCTTGACTTGAAGTTAATTTGTATTTCTCTGAAAGTTGTTCGCAATGTAAGAGGAACACTGGACAATCAACCTTCAAGGTATTCTCGAATATCATCCTGTCATACTGGCACACTTGATGTAGGAATACCCAAACTGCCACCGTATGTTTAACCCAAATATCGAACCAAAATGACTTGGAGAGAACAATATTGTATTAAATGTGGAACTAAATCTTCACCACTATAAGACAAAAGTCTTTGTTGCATTTTGAAATAAATTTTGGAGAGATTTTTCAATctgtttaaaattattttttatttattttaaacacTAAAATACAACAATCTAGTCAAATTTGAGTCAACTCTAgtctaataagttttttttttatcaaagcgAACAAAATATGGACGCGTGGTTCGGACTCCCACCATGTAAGATGTAAGAATAAAGAGAAATGATCTGGTGTTtttagagcactataagttataatgCTCCCAGTTGCATTTGAAAATTTAgataatctaatccattcatcgggATTGTTCATTAAGTCCAACAGACATTTCATCGGCTACCATACAAACATTGATCAAATTTGGTACGTCATTTGTATAAACTAATCTGGCAAATGTGGAGAGTTTAAAACAGCCTATTTGGCTTTAAAAAGGAACCACGGCGTTGTAAATAGGTCAGGTTGAAGTCCGGTCCTACAGTACCCGTACCGATGTTGACTGATTCGGATCTTTTCAAGTCCAGGTCCATTGTCTAGTTCCTGGAGACCCAACCTCGGGTACTAATCAAATATTGAAGACCCAACTTCGGAATTGATTTGATTTGGGTACAAATCAAATATTTTGAGCTGCGTTTGGAAAGAGGGCATTTAATTTATATAGTTGGGCTCACCTGATGGATGCATTAAATCACACACACGCCATTTTAACATGTGCATAGTGCATAAACTGGCTCTCTTGCACGCGTGCAACTTAATAAACTCCAGTTTGATACTAGAATTACCATAATGTATTAAATATACTATTAAAATTAACTGAACCCAAGTCAAACCCAACTAGACCCGACCTAACCTAACTTTAACCAGGTTGATCACATGGACCCTACTAGACTAGATTTTCACAAGGGTTCAAAAGGTGAGACCCGAAACGGACCTGACTAAGAGGTTCAAAATATGGGAACCGGATCTACTAAAGCCAGGTTTGGCCCAAAGGTGCAGATTGACAACCCCAGTTGGGAGAAtaaagtagagctgggcatcgagtcgagttggatttGAGTGagggctgacccaactcgatccaattttgaaatatatctgacctgaactcgatccggcTCGGTACTGAGTTCAGCATGCCTGACCTAATCCGAATCCGGGTTTGGCCCGATCAAAAGTACAAGTAGGGTCGAGTCGGCACTGAGTCGAGTGCAGCGGTtatccacgggctgaaatcacaactcaaaacctagtgCACTTGCCAGAATTCCAGCCTCTTCATCAACTATACAACATCTCGTATCTGAAACATCATATTTGAgtttatacacacgcacacacgtacacacacatacatgagtcgaatttcggatcgagtcgagtcactaccgagttggatttcaggtTGAGTCTATtgatgacccgaactcgactcaatttgaCAAGTCGAGTTTGCCAAGCCAAGtcatcccgtgcccagctctagcaAAAAGGccctaacaataaaaaattaatgTTCTTAGTTTCTCAAAAAATAGTAATCAAACATTTAGCTACCTGCATATATAAATAAATTGCAAAAAGTACAGATAGTTCTTATAGAATAAGGTAGAATACCCAATCAATGCAAGTTACCTGACATTCTCAAAgcacttttaaaaataaaaataaaaattatatttaaatcCTCTTTACTATTTAAATTGTGCCCGACCTCGTTATGGTTCAATTGACTTTATTTTATCATTTTCCACTGAGTCCATAGGTGTGCCATGTGATCACTTTGTAAGTCCAATTTATTGATTGCACATGCAAGCCCTGTTTGTGGGCCCAAAAGACACCTGGATGAAAGCAAGATTGCGTCCTGGAAAAATGCTGAGCGAAAAAGGGCAATAGCATCCCATCATTAGGGCCTTAGACCATGGCTTTAAGATCCACTTGGACTCCGTAGGACCTTGTCCTAGCATGATTAATCTCCAAAGTCACCTTGATtcaccttagggcccgtttggccgggtggattggaagggattggatggtattggaagggattggaagttaaatcccgggacgggctgggcgtgccaaacaaattGGGTGATCTGATCttgagatatagcaatcccgtggattctaagacaatccactggcaacaccatcattacctttaaatcccatccaatccaccctaatccgttcaaaattgcctgggacaagtttggttagagggattggaagggatgggaggGTTTAaccccgggattggccaggcatgccaaacagactcgatatagcaatcccgggatatagcaatcccatggatcttaagacaatccactgacaacaccatcattaccttgaaatccatgccatcctccctaataccattcaatcccttccaatccacccggccaaacgggcccttaggttaATCTCCAATGACATGAATGGACAGGTCCCGGCTCTATCAAATATACAATTTTAAATAGGCATCAACACAAACCGTTCAAAATATGGGCCTAAGACAATCTTAATCCTGGCCCACTAGCAGCCCTCCCGATGATCCGTTCTATTAATATATGATTAGCATCAAGATGGGAGGATTCTATTCTTGCCAAATAAATATAGGTGGAAGGTGGCATGACTATTCATTCTTGATATGACAGATGGGTGGAAGaattaattcttttttttttgaaagcaaAACCATATGACTCCAATTCACATTACATAACTTACAATTCTCCTTTTCTCTCTGTCTACATCTgcattttaaatataaattacTAAATACATTCACGTGTATTTCAATAAATTAGAATTGCACGCTGCAAACACAATTAGTAATTCAATTTAcataaatttcatgataattaTCCGTGCATATCAAATACAAGCTTTGGCTATCTCCCAACGTTACAGAGGCACAATGGGGCCGAATTGCACTCCATGAGAGGAGCATGAAGCAGatcctccgtccatcaggttcactGCCTCATTTTCACAATGGAACTAAAAgaatgcctaaaacctctaaattcacagtTTTTGGGTGTTCTTCATCCAGGTGGGGCTCATGATCAGATGAATGAATTAGATGTTGTACATACACTAGTGTATGACCGACACACATTTTGAACGATTTTAACGTTGGGACTTCCTGTAATTTGAATAGCTTAATTCAAATTATATATATCATGTCGGCAAAATCCATGTAATTTCCAAGTTATTGTGAATCATCCATTGCATCTGCTatttatcaaggtttttctcaaaggaaaaaagaaaagaaaaggtggcGGGTACATCTTCATTCAACAAGGGTGGGTGGTGCGTGGGTCCACCATCTGTGTTTATGGGATCCCACCCGTACAGAAGGGCTGCCCGACTGTGAAGGTTGAACGTCCCAAAAATCACCGGATCTAATTATCACGAGGGCGACCACGTGAGTTCAGAGATCTTGGATGGTTTTCActtgttttctatgttgtggtccacctaataactaGATAGAACTGAATTTTGGATAATCCAATCCTCATGGTGAGGGTCAGTTGTTGCACGAGTTGGATGTAGTACAcataacacggtgggccccacatgtgtaaaACCGGATTAGCCGGTTCCCTATTTCTTATGAAGTCATCCTAAGAAGTTTCGGTACGTAACCTTGATGGCTCCATGCAATTCGTGGTCCAGCAGTTTAAGCGAGTGGGCCAATGTTGTACGGTCCACATTTGCAGTTGGCTAGACTTGAAGAGGGGTGACTAGGTTATTATCGACC
This window encodes:
- the LOC131242157 gene encoding uncharacterized protein LOC131242157, translated to METMNKFRSLGKILLLSVFIFSTLILSTVGKGGSNDEKLEKHEPNPAERAIGTVPPANPWMKISSWMQTSWMNFRSPNTEVDKGDPARAGGVMEDAVTKSFETCKETVENAAEFAARATGEAVHKTAEKVKSTLSTSKDEEPDTEF